One Solanum pennellii chromosome 9, SPENNV200 DNA segment encodes these proteins:
- the LOC107031630 gene encoding uncharacterized protein LOC107031630: protein MEKSRHRKSRSASGVMEGSKLAQKQVATPEVTLNSRSYCDEATRGDMVMHDFGKSSSKRVTGTPIKNLLAEEMAREGESKKRPTSIVARLMGLEGMPSPQHIGRQQRRFSDSCRHRNEHIDSRRRKQLFDEQSSKRSSMEHQEFKDVYEDLEASHVGNRRHSSRWNETGRFATPDMALIQQKFMDAKRLSTDERFQNSKEFNDTLEALDSNKELLLKYLQEPDSLFVKHLQDLQVESASSTCSRIAVLKPSNSVKYEGSAKSSKSVRGGSCKKSISLQKERLDGLLLQSQHRHSGHNSQKSSPVLSEGKEENILPTRIVVLKPNLGITQSNIASVPHHPDERKHAKYLRASPGGAGEEEEKNSSKNMGIYRPKSNEARDIAKEITRRMRDSFGPFDGRDAYFRGSGVKGYAGDESSCDIYESDSTGDSDIATLSCRKSSGRGNLKKSSSLGSESSVGREAKKRLSERWKMTQYYQDIEMAGKSNTLGEMLSLPDGGKKHDYCDTMVHVEEATKEPGGRKGTTEWDFPLGISSRDGWKDVCINDSSGYRSTSPPFFSKKHRTRARREFSNKQCSVSKEPVNQEQSVNHHRSRSLDGMVNVRDEFSSKNSRSSKKKLHSRQLVSDTSSKGKLRQRIDMNLKEDLSEKLSLASQVPSADGMSYTNASDDAETDSITLSSEYSVEMHRKLPAECGSASPINQEVSILQEALPEPSPTSSAAASVVLEYPAPEPESSISSKGADHRSPLSVLEYPAPEPESSVSSKEADHPSPPSVLEVPFTEDVSSGSECFERVSAELNGLRMQLKLLKMESGPYADVILSDDEVESFEDNCSLRSQSWQSSYILDVLTDSGLKTSDPDTFVTSFHTLECPLSPWVFDNLEKKYTDETTGPRYERRLLFDRINLGLLEIVRKYVDPCPWVKPIEGIIWRWETYGMKNILHQLLRSHEVPANADTPGNVVEEMHWLAIKDEMDVAVKDIEELLIDDLIEEVVGAV from the exons atggaGAAAAGTCGTCATAGGAAGTCTAGGAGTGCTTCCGGAGTTATGGAAG GAAGTAAACTAGCTCAGAAACAAGTTGCTACACCAGAAGTGACTCTCAATTCTCGTTCCTACTGTGATGAAGCTACTAGGGGAGATATG GTTATGCATGATTTTGGGAAGAGCTCTTCCAAACGAGTTACCGGGACACCAATTAAGAACTTGCTTGCAGAAGAAATGGCGAGAGAAGGCGAATCAAAGAAAAGGCCGACCAGCATTGTTGCCAGATTGATGGGTCTTGAAGGGATGCCATCTCCGCAGCATATTGGCAGACAACAGAGAAGGTTTTCAGACAGCTGCCGACATAGAAATGAGCATATAGATTCAAGGAGGAGGAAACAACTATTCGATGAACAATCAAGTAAAAGAAGCTCCATGGAGCACCAAGAATTCAAGGATGTGTATGAGGATTTGGAAGCATCACATGTTGGCAACCGTCGCCATTCATCAAGATGGAATGAAACTGGAAGATTTGCGACTCCTGATATGGCTCTTATACAGCAGAAGTTTATGGATGCAAAACGTCTTTCAACTGATGAAAGGTTTCAGAACTCAAAAGAATTTAATGACACTCTTGAGGCGCTTGATTCAAATAAGGAATTATTGTTGAAGTATCTTCAGGAACCAGATTCCTTGTTTGTGAAGCACTTGCAGGATCTGCAAGTTGAGAGTGCTAGTTCTACGTGCAGTCGCATAGCAGTTTTGAAGCCATCAAATTCTGTGAAATATGAAGGCAGTGCCAAATCCTCCAAATCTGTTAGAGGCGGTTCATGTAAAAAAAGCATCAGCTTACAGAAAGAGCGCCTTGATGGTCTCTTACTCCAGTCACAACATCGTCATAGTGGACATAATTCCCAAAAGTCCTCACCAGTTCTTTCTGAAGGGAAGGAGGAAAATATTCTACCAACAAGAATTGTTGTTCTGAAGCCAAACCTAGGGATAACACAAAGTAATATTGCTTCTGTTCCACATCACCCTGACGAGAGGAAGCATGCAAAATATCTTCGTGCTTCACCGGGGGGAGCAGGAGAAGAGGAAGAGAAAAATTCGTCGAAGAATATGGGGATCTACAGGCCCAAGTCAAATGAAGCAAGAGATATTGCAAAGGAAATTACGAGGCGTATGCGAGACTCTTTTGGACCTTTTGATGGTAGGGATGCATATTTTAGAGGTTCTGGTGTTAAAGGATATGCCGGAGATGAAAGTTCTTGTGATATTTATGAAAGCGATTCGACCGGTGACTCAGACATTGCAACTTTGTCTTGTAGGAAGTCATCTGGTAGGGGTAATCTAAAAAAATCGTCATCCCTAGGTTCTGAATCATCAGTGGGCAGGGAGGCAAAGAAGAGGTTGTCTGAGAGGTGGAAGATGACTCAATATTATCAGGACATTGAAATGGCTGGTAAGAGTAACACACTTGGTGAAATGCTTTCGTTACCTGATGGGGGAAAGAAACACGATTATTGTGATACCATGGTCCATGTTGAAGAAGCCACTAAAGAACCTGGTGGCAGGAAAGGAACTACTGAATGGGATTTCCCCTTGGGTATTAGTAGCAGGGATGGTTGGAAGGATGTATGTATTAATGATTCCTCAGGATACAGATCAACTTCTCCACCTTTTTTCAGCAAAAAACATAGAACCAGAGCACGTCGGGAATTTTCTAATAAGCAATGCTCAGTTTCCAAAGAGCCTGTAAATCAGGAACAGTCCGTAAATCATCACCGAAGTAGGTCATTGGATGGTATGGTGAATGTGAGAGATGAATTCTCATCCAAAAACTCTAGATCCAGCAAAAAGAAACTTCATTCCCGTCAACTTGTTAGTGACACCTCGTCAAAAGGCAAGCTACGCCAGAGAATCGATATGAACCTAAAAGAGGACCTATCTGAGAAGCTGTCTTTAGCTTCTCAAGTGCCTTCTGCAGATGGCATGAGTTATACTAATGCTTCAGATGATGCTGAAACTGATAGTATTACCCTATCTTCAGAATATTCTGTTGAAATGCATAGGAAACTACCTGCGGAATGTGGCAGTGCTTCTCCTATTAACCAGGAGGTCTCAATTCTACAG GAAGCACTTCCAGAACCATCACCAACATCTTCTGCAGCTGCTTCTGTTGTTTTGGAGTATCCTGCACCTGAACCTGAATCATCAATAAGCTCCAAGGGAGCTGATCATCGTAGTCCCCTCTCTGTTTTAGAGTATCCTGCACCTGAACCTGAATCATCAGTAAGCTCCAAGGAGGCTGATCATCCTAGTCCACCTTCTGTTTTGGAGGTTCCTTTTACAGAAGATGTGTCTTCCGGTTCAGAATGCTTTGAGAGAGTCAGTGCTGAACTTAATG GGCTTCGCATGCAACTGAAGCTCCTCAAGATGGAATCAGGGCCTTATGCTGATGTAATACTAAGTGATGACGAGGTTGAGTCCTTTGAAGACAATTGCAGTTTAAGGTCCCAAAGCTGGCAATCTTCTTACATATTGGATGTGCTAACCGACTCTGGGTTGAAGACATCCGACCCTGATACATTCGTAACATCTTTCCACACTTTGGAGTGTCCATTGAGTCCCTGGGTTTTCGACAATCTTGAGAAGAAGTACACTGATGAAACAACTGGACCAAGATACGAAAGGCGGCTACTGTTTGACCGTATAAACCTGGGTCTGCTGGAGATTGTTAGGAAGTATGTGGATCCTTGCCCTTGGGTGAAGCCAATAGAGGGTATTATCTGGAGATGGGAGACTTATGGGATGAAAAACATTCTGCATCAACTCCTGAGAAGCCACGAAGTTCCTGCAAACGCAGACACACCTGGTAACGTTGTGGAAGAGATGCATTGGCTAGCAATCAAGGATGAAATGGATGTGGCAGTTAAGGACATTGAAGAATTGTTGATAGATGACCTCATAGAAGAAGTTGTAGGTGCAGTCTAG